Genomic window (Aquimarina sp. BL5):
ACTCTGGTGCCCAAGGATTCAGTAGTCCTGTATATTCTAAAAAACTATCCCAAGTACCCCAGGTTGCTTTTTCTTTTGGCCAAAAGCCTAATCTGTCTGCAACTGCTGATATAAATCCGACAGCGATACTAACTCTCAAGAAGAGTTTGATATAGATTATTTTCATAATAAAATAGTTTCTGAAATTTATTCTTGTGAAGGTGCAGGTACAAGTAAAGTTGCTATTCCAATTCTATTCCAGGAATTGATTCCACAAATAGCCATAATAATATCTGCTACTTTTCTTTCTCCGAATGTTTCAATAGCTTTTTGATATACATTCTCTGATAAACCATAATCCGAAATATTAGTGATTTCTTCAGTCATTGCTAAAATGATCTGTTCTTCTTTAGTAAAAAAGGGAGAGTCTTTCCATATGGACAGTGCATGGATTCGATATTGTTTTTCACCTTTTTCAATAGCTTCTTTAATATGCATTTGTATGCAATATGCACAACCATTAATTTGCGAAGCTCTAATTTCTATTAGTAAAAATTCTTGGTCAGTTAATGTACTTTTTTTACAATTATTGTATAAATCAAATAACGGTTGATACGCGTTTGGATTTACTTTACTAATATCTATTCTCTCGGTTTTCATATGTGTAAGATTATTTGTTCAAGACAAAATTCAACATATGAAATGATGAAAAACTTAATCTAGATTAAGAAATACATTAAGAGTGTTTTTTTGCTCTTATTTTACTTAGAAATTCGGGTGTAAAACCAAGATAAGATGCTAACATATATTGTGGGATTCGTTGTACAAATTCTGGGTTATATTCGTAAAAGGTGTTATAAAGTTCTTCTCCAGAAAGATTGAACATGTACTGAATTCTCCTTTGATCCGCTATCCGTACACGTTCCAGAATAATCCTGAAGTACTTATTGATTTCTAAAGAGTCTTGTAAAATAGTGTCTAATTTCGTTTTACTAATTTTTAGAACTGTAGCATCTTCAGTAGCCTGTATATTAAGTTGTGTTTGGGTTTGATTCATAAAACTGTCAAAATCTGTAAGCCACCAATCTTCAATCCCAAAATTGATGGTTTTTTCAACTCCTTTTTTATTGATAAAAAATGATCTGAAACAACCTTTTACAATGAAATGATTGTAATTACAATAGTGCCCTTCTTTTAATATATAATGCTTGGCAGGAATATTCTCTAACTCAATAATGTTTAGGAAATCCTCTATCTCTTTTTTAGAAGGACTTACGAATCTTAGGATATGCTTTTTTAAGGAGGCTGTCATTGCTAAGTAAAAAATTACGCGCTGTTCAAAGCTACTAATCTATCAATTTTTTGTTTTTAGTATTAAAAAATGATCATCCATAACATTTCCTGATATAATGAGGTCTTTAAAAGGAGTTGCAACGGTTGATCCGGACATTACAGTTCCATCATTTGTATATACCTGCTCTATATTATAATCATTTTTCCCTCTATACGTAATCTTAATAATTTCTGAAGGAGAAGTCTCTTTTTTCCCTTTGGCATAGGATCCAAATCGTAATAAATTAGGATGCGCTCCTATCCAGAGGTTGCCATTGACATCTATTTCAATATTATCTACTCCTGTACTACAAGGGATATCTTCTATAAATTCCAAAGAACCATCTACATTTCTCGAATATACTTTAACCAAAAAAGCTCTGGGAGATGCTACAAATAATAAGTTTCGTTTGGGGTCATAATTAATTCCATTTGCATAGGCAATTCCGTTGGCAACTTCCGTATAGTTTTTACCATCATAATACAAGACATTGGATATAGAAAGTCCTAAATACTCTTCTAGTATTTTGCCAAATCCGTCTGTATATTTATGATCATTTGTTATATAAAAACGGTTTTCATCAATTAGCACAAGATCATTAGGACTAACTAAAGAAGTATGTTTCAGTGTTTTTTCGTGAACTAGGTTTTTATCTTGCAAAGTGAAAACTTCGATTGAATGTCCATTAAGAGTATGATTAATTGCCATCACTTTA
Coding sequences:
- a CDS encoding carboxymuconolactone decarboxylase family protein → MKTERIDISKVNPNAYQPLFDLYNNCKKSTLTDQEFLLIEIRASQINGCAYCIQMHIKEAIEKGEKQYRIHALSIWKDSPFFTKEEQIILAMTEEITNISDYGLSENVYQKAIETFGERKVADIIMAICGINSWNRIGIATLLVPAPSQE
- a CDS encoding Crp/Fnr family transcriptional regulator, with product MTASLKKHILRFVSPSKKEIEDFLNIIELENIPAKHYILKEGHYCNYNHFIVKGCFRSFFINKKGVEKTINFGIEDWWLTDFDSFMNQTQTQLNIQATEDATVLKISKTKLDTILQDSLEINKYFRIILERVRIADQRRIQYMFNLSGEELYNTFYEYNPEFVQRIPQYMLASYLGFTPEFLSKIRAKKHS
- a CDS encoding SMP-30/gluconolactonase/LRE family protein, with protein sequence MKRIIQRIALVLLIVIIAFVAHILISTGFFRTVENKFEGTIVKKISIPGAEDITISQSNGFALISSTNREIYPPVKEEKGGLYLMDLENENFNLTHLTASFSQSFAPHGISMIKKNKDSVYKVMAINHTLNGHSIEVFTLQDKNLVHEKTLKHTSLVSPNDLVLIDENRFYITNDHKYTDGFGKILEEYLGLSISNVLYYDGKNYTEVANGIAYANGINYDPKRNLLFVASPRAFLVKVYSRNVDGSLEFIEDIPCSTGVDNIEIDVNGNLWIGAHPNLLRFGSYAKGKKETSPSEIIKITYRGKNDYNIEQVYTNDGTVMSGSTVATPFKDLIISGNVMDDHFLILKTKN